TTATCGATGACTCCGTAATTCAGGGTATCAAAGATTCTGCTGCTTTTGCACCGCTGCATAACCCAGCTCACCTGATCGGTATCGCAGAAGCGCTGAAATCCTTCCCTAAACTGGCTGACAAAAACGTTGCTGTGTTTGACACTGCGTTCCATCAGACCATGCCAGAAGAATCTTATCTCTACGCTCTGCCGTACAAACTGTACAAAGAGCACGGCATCCGTCGTTACGGTTTCCACGGCACCAGCCACTACTATGTGACTCAAGAAGCCGCGAAAATGCTGAACATCCCTGTAGATGAACTGAACATCATCACTTGCCACCTGGGCAACGGTGGTTCTGTTTCTGCTATCCGTAACGGTAAATGCGTTGACACCTCTATGGGTCTGACGCCGCTGGAAGGTCTGGTAATGGGCACCCGTTCTGGTGACATCGACCCGGCAATCATCTTCCACCTGCATGACTCTCTGGGCATGAGCGTAGACGAAATCAACAAACTGCTGACTAAAGAATCTGGCCTGCAAGGTTTGACCGAAGTTACCAGCGATTGCCGTTATGTTGAAGACAACTACGAAACTAAAGAAGACGCTAAGCGTGCAATGGACGTGTTCTGCCACCGTCTGGCTAAATACATCGGTTCTTACACTGCGCTGATGGACGGTCGTCTGGATGCAGTTGTGTTCACCGGTGGTATCGGTGAAAACGCCGCGATGGTACGTGAACTGTCTCTGGCTAAACTGGGTGTTCTGGGCTTCGAAGTTGACCACGAACGCAACCTGGCGGCACGTTTCGGTAAATCAGGCTTCATCAACAAAGAAGGTACCCGCCCTGCGGTTATCATTCCGACCAATGAAGAACTGGTTATCGCTCAGGATGCAGCGCGCCTGACCGCTTAATTCTCTAGCCGCCAGCCTTAGCTGGCGGTGTTGTTTTCTGAGTCTCACAAGCCCCGCTTGTGCAACAAAGAGGTTTTATCGTGTCCAGAATTATTATGTTGATCCCTACCGGAACCAGCGTCGGCCTGACCAGCGTCAGCCTCGGTGTTATCCGTGCTATGGAACAAAAAGGCGTTCGCCTGAGCGTATTCAAACCTATCGCTCAACCACGTACCGGTGGCGATACTCCAGATCAAACCACCAGCATCGTGCGCGCAAACTCCAGCATTCCAGCTGCAGAGCCATTGCACATGAGCCACGTTGAGTCGCTGCTGTCCAGCAACCAACAAGACGTGCTGATGGAAGAGATCATCGCTAACTTCCACGCCACCAGCAAAGACGCTGAAGTGGTTCTGGTTGAAGGCCTGGTTCCGACTCGTAAGCATCAGTTTGCGCAGTCCCTG
This genomic window from Buttiauxella gaviniae contains:
- the ackA gene encoding acetate kinase — its product is MSSKLVLVLNCGSSSLKFAIIDAVNGDEYLSGLAECFHLPEARIKWKMDGGKQEAALGAGAAHSEALNYMVNTILAQKPELSEQLTAIGHRIVHGGEKYTSSVVIDDSVIQGIKDSAAFAPLHNPAHLIGIAEALKSFPKLADKNVAVFDTAFHQTMPEESYLYALPYKLYKEHGIRRYGFHGTSHYYVTQEAAKMLNIPVDELNIITCHLGNGGSVSAIRNGKCVDTSMGLTPLEGLVMGTRSGDIDPAIIFHLHDSLGMSVDEINKLLTKESGLQGLTEVTSDCRYVEDNYETKEDAKRAMDVFCHRLAKYIGSYTALMDGRLDAVVFTGGIGENAAMVRELSLAKLGVLGFEVDHERNLAARFGKSGFINKEGTRPAVIIPTNEELVIAQDAARLTA